The genomic region CCGCTCCGAACTGCCCGCGTACGCCATGGCGGGCTGGCTCACCGCCCCCGAACCGTTCGCCCTCGGCTCGATGAAGGCACGGCGGCTGGCCCGCGAGTACGCCACCCACCACGGCGGGCGCGCGGCGGGCCGGACGGTCGCGGAGTACGAGGCGTACGCGACATCGCTGGCGTTCCTGCGCCACCGGGGACATCAGGGCCGCGCGGACGCCGACTTCGTCTTACGCGAACGGGAGTTGCTCCACGAACTGTGGACGCGCCGCGAACCGGCCCGCCCCGCCCTGCTGTACGCGGCCCACGCGACGGCTCCGGCACCAAGGGCACCCCAATGGCCGGGCTACGGATCCCCGTACACGAACCCGCACCCGGCACAGACGCCGTACCCCGCATACAACCCGTACCGCTCGTGACCCGAGGCAATCAAGGCACCCGGCACCCCAGACACCACGTCCCGGGCACCCAAAGCGCCCAAGACGACCCGGTCGTCGGTGTTACGGAGTGAGCCCCTTGCCCCGCAGCCAAGCCATCGGGTCGATGTCGCCGCCACCAGGGGTGTGGACCTCAAGGTGGAGGTGCGCCCCGGTGACGTTGCCGGTCGCGCCCACGCGGCCGATGACGTCGCCCGTGTTGACCTTCTGCCCCACGCTGACGTTGATCGACGACTGGTGGGCGAACCACAGCTCCGTACCGTCGTCGAGGGTGAGGACCGTGCGGTAGCCGTACGACCCGTTCCACCCGGCCTCGGTGATCGTGCCGCTGTGGACCGCCTTGATCGGCGTACCGGTGGGAGCGGCGAAGTCCAGACCCGTGTGGTACCCGGAGGACCACAGCGCACCGGACTGCCCGAAGGTCGAGGTGATCGTGTACGAGGAGGTCGGCAGCGTGTACTGCTTGGCGAGCTCGGCGAGGCGCGCGGCCTCGGCCTTCTCCTTGGCCTCCTCGTCCGCCTTCTTCTTGGCGGCGGCGACCTTGGCCTCGGCGGCGTCCCGCTCCTTGGCGGCCTGGTCGGCGGCCTTCTTCGCGGCGGCGGCCTCGGCGGCCCGCTGGGCCTCGCGGTCCACCTGGTCCTGCTGCCGCTCGGCCTGGAGCATGATGCGGGCGCGCAGCGCCTCGCCCGCGTCCGAGTTGCCCTGCTCAGCGTCGGCGGTGGTGAGGCCGACGGAGGTGATCGGCGTGCTGGAGCCCTCGGGGGTGTCGTCGTCCGTGAACGGCGAGCCCACATTGGGCAGGTCGGGCATCGAGATCGACACCGGCGGCTTGCCGGTCTGCGCGGAGGCCATGCCACCCGCGCCGACGGCGGCTATGACACCGACGCCGAGAACGGTCGAGCTACGGGCGAGTCCTCCGCCGCGCTGCTTGGAGACGCGGTGCCGGCCGCGGACGGGAAGGACGGTCTCCGCGCTGGGATTCCAGACCTCCCACGTCTCCTCGTCCTGGCGGACGCCGTAGCCGAAGGTGTCGGGCTTCTTCTCACCCGACGACTCACTCGGCGCGAACGAGGTGGTGGGGGCAGGCCGGTTGGACGCCACGTAGGCGCACTCCTTTCCTTCCTTCTCGCCTACCGGGTTAGCTGACGGGTTCGGAGCAGGAAGGTCTCCTACGCGCGTCAACCGCGGTGTGTTCCACCGCGAAAGACACGCGATTCACCCCAAGTGGTGGTTCCCCGGTTCCCTTGCGGAATTCGGCGCGTGCGCACGGCGCCGACTCTAGTGACGGCAGGGACGACCGCGCTGCGTTATCGAACGTTAATGGACCCCGGTACCGGATTCCAAGCTGTTCCTGATGATCGTTACGACCTCCGGCCTGGACTTACGGGTGATGAGCGGGCCAAAACGGGCGAGTTGATCGTCATTCAGGCATGGGGGCTTTGTTGATGGTGCGTCAGTTGTTATGCGGAGGGACGCCGTTCGACTACCACCAGTGACAGAGCCTGAAAAGAGCGACGCATCTCACGATGGCCGCGGTCGCCACGACTCCCGACCTGTCCAGGCTTCCGAGAGCAGGAGTAGCGGGCGGCCGACGGGAGTTGGGCGAGTGAAAACACCTGGGGAAACGTCCAGGGCCGGAATCCTGAATCGGATTCCGGCCCTGGGCCTTCAGTAGCGGGGACAGGATTTGAACCTGCGACCTCTGGGTTATGAGCCCAGCGAGCTACCGAGCTGCTCCACCCCGCGTCGTTAAGACCACTGTACGCCATCCGCGGGACCCGAAGCACACGCATTGATGTCGACCGCGCTTCATCGGAGGTTTGACATGAAACGTGCCGATCACCGCACCGGCCAACCGAGATGGCGGCGCGCCGGTCGTACGCGTCAACCGAGATGCCGGTTGGGCGACTTCGCGTCGGCCTCGTACTCGGGGAGCACCAGGACATCGGCACCGGCCGCGGCCAGCAGCCCGCTCCCGTCCGCGCCGGTCACGAAGGTGTCCGGCTCCCGCCACGCGGTCACGACCCTGCGTACGCCCGCGTCGAGGATCAGCCGGGCGCAGGGCGCGGGCCGTGACGACCGGCGGGCGCACGGCTCCAGGCTGCTGTAGACCGTGGCGGTCGTGAGACGCGGATCACCCGGCTCGACCTTGGCGAGCGCGGCCTCCTCGGCGTGCGACACGGGGTCGGACTCGCGGGAGTACCCGCGGGCCAGCTCCGTACCGTCGGCCGCGACGACGACCGCGCCGACGCTGAACGCGGTCCGCGAGGGCGGGCACTGGGCGGCCAGTTCGCAGGCGAGGGCCAGCCACCGGTGGTCGGCGGCGGAGGGTACGTTCCCGGTGCCGGGCGCGGTGGGGACGTACCGCATGAGGACGACGTCGCCCACGGGCCGTGTCTCGGTCAGCCGCATCCGGTTGCGGGGGCCGCCCGGATAGTCGCCGGGCCCGAACAGCCGTGGCGCGTCCGGCTCGCCCACGACGAGGGGGGCGACCGCGAGTTGAAGTTCGTCGGCGAGGCCCTGCCGGAGGAGCTGGGTGTGGACGCGACCGCCGCCCTCGACCATGAGCCGCCGTACGCCGCGTACGTCGTGGAGGTGGGTGAGTACGGCCCGCCAGTCGACGTCCGGGCCCACGGGGACGATGTCGACGCCCAGCCCGCGCAGCGCTTCGGCGGCCGTCACCGCCCCCTTGTCGGACGTATAGACGATCTTCTCGCCGCCCGTGGACCAGAAGTTGGCGTCGGGGTCGAGGTCGCCGCTGCCGCTGACGGTGACCTTCAGCGGGTACTCCGGCCGGCCGGCGGCGACCCGGGCCGCGCGCCGCTCGGCGGAGTTGACGAGGAGCCGGGGGTTGTCGGCGCGCAGGGTGCCCGCGCCGACGAGGATCGCGTCGGACTCGGCCCGTACCTCGTCGACCCGGTCGAAGTCGGCCGGTCCGGAGAGCAGCAGCCGATCGGGGCCGGTGTCGTCCAGGCAGCCGTCGAGGGAGACGGCGGCGGACAACAGGACGTAGGGGTGAGGCATTGACGCGCTCTCTTTCAGGGGCGGAGCCTGGGCTTGTCCGGGGTCAGGGGGAGGGTTCAGGGGCCGGTCTTGGTTCAAGTTTGAAACAAAACTACACTGGGGGTATGACGACCCGCTGGCTCACCCCCGAGGAGCAGCGCGCCTGGCGCGCCTACATCGCCGCCTCCCATCTTCTGGAGGACGCGATCGACCGGCAGCTCCAGCAGGAGGCCGGCATGCCACACCTGTACTACTCCATCCTGGCCAACCTCTCCGAGGCCCCGGACCGCAGCCTGCGTATGACCGACCTCGCCGAACGGACGAAGATCACCCGCAGCCGGCTGACGTACGCGGTGACCCGGCTGGAGAAGGACGGGGCGGTACGCCGTGAAGGATGCCGCACGGACAAACGGGGCAGCATCGCGGTCCTCACGGACGAGGGGATGGCCGTCCTGGAGCGCACGGCGCCCGGCCATGCCGAAACGGTCCGCGCGGCGATCTTCGACAAGCTCACCCCCGAGCAGGTGAGCCAGCTGGAGGAGATCTGCACGGGGATCGCGCGGGGCCTGGAGGGAGATGACCCGCAGGCGGCGCCGGACGACGTCCCGTGGCGCCGCCGCTCGTCCACACCCTGCACATAAACCTCAGCACAACCGCTCCCAAGCATTGCTTCAACTTTAAAGCATGGGGTAAGGTCTCGCTCCGAGGAGCTGCTTCAAATCTGAAGCAGTTGAGAGATCGGACCGGGAGAACCGCATGCCCGACTACCCCGCCGCCACCCAGCGCTCGCGCGTCCGGGTGCCGCTGCGTTTCCACGACGGCTACAGCGTCGACGCCGAACTGGTCACCTTCCACGGCCTGACCGACGGCCTGGAACACGTGGCGATGGTCCTCGGCACCCCTTCGGCCTCGGCGCCCCCTCTCGTCCGCCTCCACTCCGAGTGCCTGACGGGCGACGCCTTCGGCTCGTCCCGCTGCGACTGCGGCCCCCAGCTCCGCGAGGCCGTCGAGCAGATCGCCACCCGGGGCGGCGTACTCCTCTACCTCCGCCAGGAGGGCCGGGGCATAGGCCTCTACAACAAGCTCGACGCGTACGCCCTCCAGGACCAGGGCCTCGACACGTACGCCGCGAACACGGCCCTGGGCCTCCCGGAGGACGCCCGCGACTACACGGCGGCGGCCCAGATGCTGACAGCCCTCGGCATCACGGAACTGGACCTGCTCTCGAACAACCCGGACAAGGCGAACCAGCTCCGGGACCTCGGCATCACGGTCGGCCGCCGCGTCCCGACGGGCGTCTTCACGACGGCCCACAACGTCCGCTACCTCCGGGCGAAGGTCTTGCAGACCCAGCACACACTGCGGCTCCCGGACCTGACGGAACCGACGGAACTGGCCGGTCTGGCAGAACTGACGGCGGGCTGACGCCTGCTTGTGCTGGTCGCGAAAAGGCGGCGTACGCCGACACGGTGTCGACGTACGCCGCGCTCGCGCTGGGAACGCTCGCTCAAGTCGCCTACTTCGGGTCGCGGTTGAACGAGGCCTTCGACCAGAAGTAGCCCAGCACGGTCAGCGCCAGGGACCAGGCGATCGCGAGCCAGCCGTTGTGGCCGATCTCGGTGCCGAGCAGCAGGCCTCGCAGGGTCTCGATGGCCGGGGTGAACGGCTGGTACTCGGCGATCGGCTGGAACCAGCCCGGCATCGCGTCGACCGGGACGAAGGTGCTGGAGATGAGCGGCAGGAAGACCAGCGGCAGCGCGTTGTTGCTGGCCGCCTCGGCGTTCGGGCTGATCAAGCCCATCCCGACCGCGATCCAGGTGAGCGCCAGGGCGAACATCGCGAGCAGCCCGAACGCCGCGACCCACTCCAGGGCGGTGGCATCCGTGGACCGGAACCCGATGGCCACCCCGACGGCCCCGACGAGGACCACGCTCATCACACACTGCAGCACGCTGCCGACGACGTGCCCTATGAGCACCGACCCGCGGTGGATCGCCATCGTGCGGAAGCGGGCGATGATGCCCTCGGTCATGTCCATGGAGACGGACACCGCGGTGCCGATCGTGGTGCCGCCGATGGTCATCATCAGGATGCCCGGGACGAGATACGCGATGTAGTCGGACCGGTCGCCGCCGCCGTTGCCGATGCCGGCGCTCATCACGTCGCCGAAGACGTAGACGAAGAGCAGGAGCAGCATGACCGGTGTGAGCAGCAGGTTCAGGGTGAGGGACGGGTAGCGCCGCGCGTGCAGCAGGTTGCGGCGGAGCATCGTGTTCGAGTCGCGCACGGCGAGGGAGAGGGAGCTCATCGGACGTCCTCCTTGGACTGGCCGAGCTGGCTGAACTGGCTGAACTGGCCAGGCTGGTTGGGCTGGTTGGGCTGGTTGGGCTGGTTGGGCTGGTTGGGCACGGTGGTGGTGCCGCCGGTCAGGGCGAAGAACACGTCGTCGAGGTCGGGGGTGTGCACGGTCAGCTCGTCCGCCTCGACACCGGCCGAGTCCAGCCAGTTGAGGATGGAGCGCAGCTCACGCTGGGTGCCGTCGCTGGGGATGCGCAGCGACAGCGCCTCGTCGTCCCGCGCCGCCTCGCTCAGCGAGACGGCGGCGCTCTGGTACGCGGCCGGGTCGTCGAACCGCAGCCGCACGTGCCCGCCGGGGACGAGCCGCTTGAGCTCGTCGGCGGTGCCCTCGGCGGCGATCTTGCCGTCGTTGAGCACGGCGATGCGGTCGGCGAGTTCGTCGGCCTCCTCCAGGTACTGGGTGGTGAGGAAGACGGTGACGCCGTCGGAAACCAGCTCGCGGATGATCCCCCACATGTTGTGGCGCGAGCGCGGGTCGAGACCGGTGGTCGGCTCGTCGAGGAAGATGATCCGCGGGCTGCCGACCAGCGTCATGGCGATGTCCAGACGCCGCTTCATACCGCCGGAGTAGGTGGAGGCGGGCTTCTTGGCGGCGTCGACGAGGTCGAACCGCTCAAGGAGTTCGGCGGCGACGTGCCGTCCCTCACGCTTGGACAGGTGGTGCAGGTCCGCCATGAGGAGCATGTTCTCCTCGCCGGTGATCAGCCCGTCGACGGCGGAGAACTGCCCGGTGACGCCGATCGCGGCACGCACCCCGTCCGGTGACGCGGCGACGTCGTGGCCCGCGACCTGGACCTGCCCGCCGTCGGCGGAGATGAGCGTGGACAGGATCTTGACGGCGGTGGTCTTGCCCGCGCCGTTCGGCCCGAGCAGCGCGAACACGGACCCGGCCGGGATGCACAGATCGATGCCGTCGAGGACGGTCTTGTCGCCGTACGACTTGCGCAGACCGATGGCGGAGACGGCGGTCGGCGACGGGTGACCGTCGGTCCGGCTGGACGTGGACATGACAGAAGAAGGCATGGGCCCTCCCGTTCGAAGGCTGAAGGGGCTGGGGGGTGGTGAACGAGTTGCGGCTGGTTCGGTTCTCCGGCCAGGGCCCGGCCTGCGAGGTCGGGCCCTGGCCGGAGTCAGGTCCTGCTGGAGTCAGGCCCTGCCGGAGTCAGGCCCTGTTGAAGTCAGGCCCTGTTGGAATTTGGAGTAGGGCCTCGGTGAGGTCAGACCTTGGCGCGGCGGACGTCGATGTTGCCGTACCGGGTGCGGGCGCGGACCTTGACGGCGTCCTCGGTCTTCTCCGGGGCGTCGGACGAGGCGAGGGTGTTGCGCACCTGGCCGGAGCCCGAGCTGACGTCGAGCCAGGCGGCCGTGCCCTCGCGGACGCCGACCTCGATGGCGCCGTAGGAGGTCTCCAACTGGACGGTGCCGCGGGCCACGTCGTCCACGCGCAGGGTGCCGTGGGCGGTGGTGGCGGTGACCGAGTCCTCGGCGCGCCGGATCTCGATGTCGCCGTTGGCGCCGCTCACCCGCAGCTCGCCGGTCGCGGCGCCGACGGTGGTGGTGCCGTGCGAGTTCTTCAGGACGGCGGGGCCGTCGATGAGGCCGACGCGCAGGCTGCCGGAGCTGGTGGTGATCTCGGCCATGCCCTCGACCCGGTCCACACTGATCGAGCCGTGCGACGCGGTCAGTTGCAGCGGGCCGGTGGTGTCGAGGCGGACATCGCCGGACGAGGTCTTCACACGGACCTCGCCGAGCCGGCCCTCGCCGAACACCTGGGCCCAGGCGCCGGTCATGTCGACGCGCGAACCCATGGGGAGTTCGACCGTCACGTCGACGGTGCCGGTGCGGCCGAGGCCGAACAGATTGGACTTGGGCGTCCTGACGGTCAGTGCGCCGCTCGCGTACGTGACCACGGTCTGATCGACCGCCCGTACGTCCAGGTCCTTGTTCGGATCGCGGGGGCGCACCTCGACGACGGTGTCGAGGCGGTCGCCCGCGGTGAACTGGATGGATCCGGCCTCCACGTGCGCCGTGACCGAGATCGCTTCGGGAGTGTCGAAAGAAGGCATGGCTGTCCCGTCCTCTTGGGTCTTCAGGGCGTCCCCGCTGGTGGGACGTGGTGTGGGTGAAGTGGTGTGAGCTGAGAGGTGGTGTTGGCCGAGAGATGGTGTTGGTCAAGTGCTGCGGGGCACGGCTAGCGCACCCAGCCCGTGATGCTCTGTCCGATGGTCGGGATCTTCTCCGTCGTACGCGGCCGGGTGCCGCCGTCGACCGCGGCCGACACGGCGCGCACCAGCCACGCGTTGACCGACAGGCCCTCGCGGGCCGCGGCCTCCTCGGCGCGGGCCTTGAGGTGGGCCGGCAGACGCAGGTTGACGCGAGCGGTGCCGCCCTCGTCGCCGTCGGCCGGGGCCGAGGCCGGGGCGCCGAGCGGTTCGACGGGCGCGGTCGGCTCCGCGGGGGCGCCGCCGTCGCTGGGCGGCAGCGTCACCACAAAGTCGGGGTCGAGCCCGCGCAGCCGTACGTCGACCGAGCCGGGGGCGAGTTCGCGGGTGATCTCGTCCGTCGCGGCGGAGAGCACGTTGAGCATGGTCAGCCGGGTCGCCGACTCCAGGGGAGCGGTGAGCCTCTCGGCCAGCTCGCGAGCTTCGTCGCCACCGGCTTCGGCAGCCACCGCGAGTTCGCGGCGGAGGGTTTCGACGTACGGGGTGAGGTCCATGACGCCATGATGGCACCACATTGGCTCAGCACGCAAGCCGCAAGGTGACACCACTGGGACTGAGCCCGATGAAAACGACCTGACCTGCAAAAACATGATGGCGTCTACCTGAGCAACCATGGCGCCACGCGCGCTCACCCACTCTCAGGAGCGCGATATGGCGTCGCAGTAGCGCGATATGGCATCGAATGGCACCCGAATGACACCCTGGTGGCACCGCGCGACACTGGATGGCGCCAGATGACGCCAGGCGGCGCCGCCCGACGCCATGGTGACGCCAGAGCCGAGGCGCACCGCCGCCGCGAACTACGCGCCGCGGTGCTGGTAGAGGCAGGTGTACAACAGCTCGTCCTCCCAGCCGCCCACCTCGGCGAAGGTGAGCAGGGCAGCCCGCGCGGGCACCTCACACGTCGGCGCCTCGGTGGAGAAGGGAGGCTGCTGCCCCGTCGGGTCGACCGGCAGCATGTCCTGGCACTGGTAGCCCGCCGCGTTCATGAGCAGGATCGCCTCGCGCTCCGGACCGGAGTAGCCGCCCGTGTAGACCAGGCAGTACGAAGCGCCCGGGTCGCCGCCCGTCTGGGGCGTCTGAATGACACGGACCTGCTCCAGCACGGGCCGCGGTTCCTGCCATACCGACTCCGCGGGGACCGGCGCCTCGGCCACGTGCGGCGGGCTCGGCGACGGCGTGGGCGGGGCGGAAGAAGCCGGTGCCTTCCTCATGGCGGGAGGTTCGGGGGTCGCGGCGGCCGCACGCGCGGCCGGAGACGTCGGCTGTGCGGCCGACTCCGGGCCATGATCGGCCAGAACGAACGCCCCGACACCGGCCAGCCCGCCAATGACACCCGCGACCGGGATCACGAGGGCGAGCAGCGGGAGGCGGGGCCGGACCCGACCGCGTACTACCGCCGCGGCGACCGGTCCGGCCGGACCGGCAAGTGCGACCGGACCGGCCGGGCGCACGACAGGGATGTCGTCGAGGGTGTCACCGTTGTGGAAACGGCGAAGCTCCTCGCTGAGATGCGGTGGACGGTGCGGCTTGTCGCTCATGGCTCCCCCTGGCGGTGCGACGCGCGGTGCGCGAGGGAGGGAAGTCTTCCGC from Streptomyces sp. NBC_00878 harbors:
- a CDS encoding M23 family metallopeptidase; amino-acid sequence: MASNRPAPTTSFAPSESSGEKKPDTFGYGVRQDEETWEVWNPSAETVLPVRGRHRVSKQRGGGLARSSTVLGVGVIAAVGAGGMASAQTGKPPVSISMPDLPNVGSPFTDDDTPEGSSTPITSVGLTTADAEQGNSDAGEALRARIMLQAERQQDQVDREAQRAAEAAAAKKAADQAAKERDAAEAKVAAAKKKADEEAKEKAEAARLAELAKQYTLPTSSYTITSTFGQSGALWSSGYHTGLDFAAPTGTPIKAVHSGTITEAGWNGSYGYRTVLTLDDGTELWFAHQSSINVSVGQKVNTGDVIGRVGATGNVTGAHLHLEVHTPGGGDIDPMAWLRGKGLTP
- a CDS encoding dihydrofolate reductase family protein — its product is MPHPYVLLSAAVSLDGCLDDTGPDRLLLSGPADFDRVDEVRAESDAILVGAGTLRADNPRLLVNSAERRAARVAAGRPEYPLKVTVSGSGDLDPDANFWSTGGEKIVYTSDKGAVTAAEALRGLGVDIVPVGPDVDWRAVLTHLHDVRGVRRLMVEGGGRVHTQLLRQGLADELQLAVAPLVVGEPDAPRLFGPGDYPGGPRNRMRLTETRPVGDVVLMRYVPTAPGTGNVPSAADHRWLALACELAAQCPPSRTAFSVGAVVVAADGTELARGYSRESDPVSHAEEAALAKVEPGDPRLTTATVYSSLEPCARRSSRPAPCARLILDAGVRRVVTAWREPDTFVTGADGSGLLAAAGADVLVLPEYEADAKSPNRHLG
- a CDS encoding MarR family winged helix-turn-helix transcriptional regulator gives rise to the protein MTTRWLTPEEQRAWRAYIAASHLLEDAIDRQLQQEAGMPHLYYSILANLSEAPDRSLRMTDLAERTKITRSRLTYAVTRLEKDGAVRREGCRTDKRGSIAVLTDEGMAVLERTAPGHAETVRAAIFDKLTPEQVSQLEEICTGIARGLEGDDPQAAPDDVPWRRRSSTPCT
- the ribA gene encoding GTP cyclohydrolase II, translated to MPDYPAATQRSRVRVPLRFHDGYSVDAELVTFHGLTDGLEHVAMVLGTPSASAPPLVRLHSECLTGDAFGSSRCDCGPQLREAVEQIATRGGVLLYLRQEGRGIGLYNKLDAYALQDQGLDTYAANTALGLPEDARDYTAAAQMLTALGITELDLLSNNPDKANQLRDLGITVGRRVPTGVFTTAHNVRYLRAKVLQTQHTLRLPDLTEPTELAGLAELTAG
- a CDS encoding ABC transporter permease — protein: MSSLSLAVRDSNTMLRRNLLHARRYPSLTLNLLLTPVMLLLLFVYVFGDVMSAGIGNGGGDRSDYIAYLVPGILMMTIGGTTIGTAVSVSMDMTEGIIARFRTMAIHRGSVLIGHVVGSVLQCVMSVVLVGAVGVAIGFRSTDATALEWVAAFGLLAMFALALTWIAVGMGLISPNAEAASNNALPLVFLPLISSTFVPVDAMPGWFQPIAEYQPFTPAIETLRGLLLGTEIGHNGWLAIAWSLALTVLGYFWSKASFNRDPK
- a CDS encoding ATP-binding cassette domain-containing protein, coding for MPSSVMSTSSRTDGHPSPTAVSAIGLRKSYGDKTVLDGIDLCIPAGSVFALLGPNGAGKTTAVKILSTLISADGGQVQVAGHDVAASPDGVRAAIGVTGQFSAVDGLITGEENMLLMADLHHLSKREGRHVAAELLERFDLVDAAKKPASTYSGGMKRRLDIAMTLVGSPRIIFLDEPTTGLDPRSRHNMWGIIRELVSDGVTVFLTTQYLEEADELADRIAVLNDGKIAAEGTADELKRLVPGGHVRLRFDDPAAYQSAAVSLSEAARDDEALSLRIPSDGTQRELRSILNWLDSAGVEADELTVHTPDLDDVFFALTGGTTTVPNQPNQPNQPNQPNQPGQFSQFSQLGQSKEDVR
- a CDS encoding DUF4097 family beta strand repeat-containing protein, yielding MPSFDTPEAISVTAHVEAGSIQFTAGDRLDTVVEVRPRDPNKDLDVRAVDQTVVTYASGALTVRTPKSNLFGLGRTGTVDVTVELPMGSRVDMTGAWAQVFGEGRLGEVRVKTSSGDVRLDTTGPLQLTASHGSISVDRVEGMAEITTSSGSLRVGLIDGPAVLKNSHGTTTVGAATGELRVSGANGDIEIRRAEDSVTATTAHGTLRVDDVARGTVQLETSYGAIEVGVREGTAAWLDVSSGSGQVRNTLASSDAPEKTEDAVKVRARTRYGNIDVRRAKV
- a CDS encoding toxin-antitoxin system HicB family antitoxin, with the protein product MDLTPYVETLRRELAVAAEAGGDEARELAERLTAPLESATRLTMLNVLSAATDEITRELAPGSVDVRLRGLDPDFVVTLPPSDGGAPAEPTAPVEPLGAPASAPADGDEGGTARVNLRLPAHLKARAEEAAAREGLSVNAWLVRAVSAAVDGGTRPRTTEKIPTIGQSITGWVR